A stretch of the Leguminivora glycinivorella isolate SPB_JAAS2020 chromosome 2, LegGlyc_1.1, whole genome shotgun sequence genome encodes the following:
- the LOC125238846 gene encoding uncharacterized protein LOC125238846, translated as MGAATANSTLRYGLTVETPRSPSYDTTLLWRRDLAKRLRRRSRPTPIPARHPKAAVIDRTTEKRKSLQETTKEVNKPIIKAQSVRSHASSRTVIEAQLSQAELEASERLAEISRRELQLEADMVRKRLDARKLQIRANADSADEHESAGSVRNSNQDRLDEWLENSRDATSKPICKRLTDEPLPKYETPRRPAQAERHIRGLSPDRQVLPVTVSGPKGTAHIFAFLDDGSTLSMIDQDVADEIGAVGQDEPLCIRGIQRLKLSSVTQTVKAKVSPARGGLTYDISLKTVDGLGIRSQSLNKKRLLEYEHLADLGDECYAGMGVPQMLIGGDFSHLINPTEVRQGGEDEPCAVKTSLGWVFFGRMPRYVPNNEQVVMHCHSDDSDLVEQVKKHWAVEALGITAKDNIRPDDQRAIDTFERTVKKVGQRYEVGQLWAADDIKLPPSFNMAKARLRNLEARMSRDPDFANEYQAQIHKLLEKGYAERIMEPPQSDRMWFLPHFSVYNLNKGKYRAVFDCAAKSQGCALNDFILAGPDLLQSLLGILLRFREWEFAVTADIQEMFLQIQLRREDRHSQLFIWRGSRRDVTPWTYQLNRVCFGNISSPFLAHSVRNRNATDNKDRYPDAVYDIHNNHYMDDYVASYETERELISTATQVRLAHAEASFRLRSYASNSELLMRNIDPEERATGPSHLGEKQQTVLGMTWDPETDTLGYNTKMLRVPDDVKRYERSPTKRELLSAVMSVYDPLGLIAQYMISAKIIFQRVWTKGTDWDERLPAEEAEDFFRWLRALSDVSALRIPRRYATPTGAVRRELHIFSDASTEAYSAAAYWRVSNDEEETQVSLAIAKSRVCPLKVMTVPRLELTAAVVGVRLAETILREQRYPVTKVTYWTDSMVVLGWVRDDARNYRPYVSHRLAEIAEKTDRDAWRYVPTAQNPADRATRCQPAQSVRIEDEWYEGPRFLYGPETSWPSHTSNRTDDLPERKAKPSTATSLAIISAKPDPSSVLPDVRRFSSYDRLLNATANVLLFIEKMRTKNKALQLQVRHLRKAEHMWLQYSQRRSFPEELRALSQNRLIDRKSRLYDLAPELGDDGVLRMKTRLGSAPVLYTALQPIILDGREPFTRLLILRAHRRSAHIHNEAVINELRQEYWILHLRPTVKSVARNCALCTLRRATPRAQPLGDLPPERLQAYQRPFTHTAQDYMGPMFVTIGRRREKRWVCLYTCLVTRAIHLESVHSLSTDSALLSLRRFAARRGWPRAMYSDNATCFRAAATELREAYRQWLPVLQTYATQNRMEWKFIPPGNPSAGGAWERMIRTVKIAMSYTFNERAPKPEVFETLLAEIENIVNRRPLTHVNVDPDSEESLTPAHFLLLHNANLPMIGVYDENEKKQWKMAQALADHFWRRWTKEYFPLLAPRKSSHDGGRQLQPGDVVIVAEPNGPRSVWPRGVVETTYPGPDGRVRSADIRTRHGTLRRPSCRLAVIASQPMHQESSTAGTKC; from the exons ATGGGCGCGGCGACAGCTAACAGCACGCTCAGGTATGGATTAACCGTAGAGACACCGAGGTCACCGTCCTACGACACGACATTGCTATGGCGAAGGGATTTAGCCAAGCGGTTACGGCGTCGTTCCAGACCCACGCCGATCCCAGCTAGACATCCCAAGGCTGCCGTCATAGACAGAACTACCGAGAAACGAAAGTCGCTGCAGGAAACTACCAAGGAGGTAAATAAACCAATTATTAAAGCTCAGTCCGTCAGATCACATGCGAGCAGTCGCACTGTGATAGAAGCGCAGCTGTCTCAGGCGGAGCTCGAGGCCAGCGAACGGCTAGCGGAGATATCCCGGAGGGAGTTGCAGCTAGAAGCGGACATGGTACGTAAACGGCTAGACGCCAGAAAACTGCAGATCCGCGCTAATGCGGATAGCGCAGACGAGCACGAATCTGCTGGTAGCGTGCGGAATTCGAATCAAGATCGATTAGACGAATGGCTAGAGAACTCGCGAGACGCGACGTCAAAACCCATTTGTAAGAGGTTAACCGACGAACCTCTACCCAAGTACGAGACTCCGAGACGACCTGCGCAGGCGGAGCGGCATATTCGAGGCCTCTCACCGGACCGCCAG gtactacccgtaaCCGTATCAGGTCCAAAGGGAACGGCGCATATCTTCGCTTTCCTTGACGATGGATCCACCTTGTCAATGATCGACCAGGACGTCGCGGACGAGATCGGCGCGGTCGGTCAAGACGAGCCGCTATGCATAAGAGGTATTCAGCGGTTGAAACTTAGCTCAGTGACACAGACGGTCAAGGCTAAAGTAAGCCCCGCTCGTGGCGGCTTGACATACGATATATCCCTAAAAACGGTAGACGGACTAGGGATACGCTCGCAGTCATTAAATAAGAAGCGTCTATTGGAATACGAACATCTGGCGGACTTGGGCGACGAGTGCTACGCGGGCATGGGCGTGCCGCAGATGTTAATAGGCGGAGACTTCAGTCATCTTATAAACCCGACGGAGGTGAGGCAGGGCGGCGAGGACGAGCCGTGCGCAGTTAAAACCTCGTTAGGATGGGTTTTCTTCGGGCGAATGCCGAGGTATGTACCAAATAACGAGCAGGTCGTGATGCACTGCCACAGTGACGACAGTGATCTCGTGGAGCAGGTCAAGAAACACTGGGCAGTCGAGGCGCTTGGCATAACGGCAAAGGACAACATTCGACCCGACGACCAGCGAGCGATCGATACATTCGAACGAACAGTAAAAAAGGTAGGACAGAGATACGAAGTCGGCCAACTATGGGCTGCCGACGACATAAAGCTGCCACCGAGTTTCAACATGGCGAAGGCGAGATTACGCAATCTAGAAGCCCGCATGTCGAGAGATCCTGACTTCGCCAACGAGTATCAAGCACAGATACACAAGCTTCTGGAAAAGGGGTACGCAGAGCGCATCATGGAACCACCGCAGTCAGATCGGATGTGGTTTCTGCCCCATTTCAGCGTCTACAATCTAAATAAAGGAAAGTATCGCGCTGTATTCGATTGCGCCGCGAAAAGTCAGGGATGTGCATTGAACGATTTCATCCTCGCGGGACCGGATTTACTACAGAGCCTGCTGGGGATACTACTTCGATTCCGTGAGTGGGAATTCGCCGTCACCGCGGACATACAGGAAATGTTCCTTCAAATACAGCTGCGAAGAGAGGATCGGCATAGTCAGCTCTTCATCTGGAGGGGATCGCGGCGTGACGTGACACCGTGGACGTACCAGCTAAACCGGGTATGTTTCGGTAACATCTCTTCTCCTTTTCTCGCACACTCGGTGCGGAATAGGAATGCGACGGACAACAAGGATCGCTATCCGGACGCGGTCTACGATATCCATAATAATCACTACATGGACGATTATGTGGCATCATATGAGACAGAACGGGAACTCATATCAACAGCGACACAGGTGAGACTAGCACACGCGGAGGCTAGCTTTCGGCTGCGCAGCTACGCTAGCAACAGCGAGTTGTTAATGCGAAACATCGATCCGGAGGAGCGAGCGACGGGACCTTCTCATCTCGGAGAAAAGCAACAGACCGTCCTCGGAATGACGTGGGACCCAGAGACGGATACGCTGGGGTACAACACGAAAATGCTACGAGTACCAGACGACGTGAAAAGGTACGAGCGATCGCCCACTAAAAGGGAACTTTTGAGTGCCGTAATGTCAGTTTACGACCCATTAGGCCTCATAGCGCAGTATATGATAAGCGCTAAGATCATATTCCAACGTGTGTGGACAAAGGGCACGGACTGGGACGAGCGGCTGCCGGCGGAGGAAGCGGAGGACTTTTTCCGGTGGCTGAGGGCACTGAGCGACGTGTCCGCGCTGCGAATACCCCGACGATACGCCACGCCCACCGGTGCAGTTAGAAGAGAACTGCATATTTTCAGTGATGCATCGACCGAGGCCTACAGCGCGGCGGCCTATTGGCGAGTATCGAACGACGAGGAGGAAACGCAAGTGAGCTTAGCTATAGCGAAAAGCCGAGTTTGCCCGCTAAAGGTAATGACAGTTCCCAGGCTCGAATTAACCGCAGCAGTCGTCGGCGTGCGGCTGGCGGAGACAATTTTACGCGAGCAGCGTTATCCTGTGACAAAGGTGACGTATTGGACAGATTCCATGGTTGTTCTCGGATGGGTTCGCGATGACGCGCGAAACTATCGTCCGTACGTGTCACACCGACTTGCGGAGATCGCCGAGAAAACAGATAgagacgcgtggaggtatgtacCAACCGCTCAGAACCCCGCAGATCGAGCGACGAGATGTCAACCAGCGCAGAGCGTGCGCATCGAGGACGAGTGGTACGAAGGACCGCGCTTTCTCTATGGACCCGAGACATCATGGCCTAGTCACACATCGAATCGAACAGACGACCTGCCTGAGAGGAAGGCGAAGCCGTCAACCGCGACATCACTGGCGATCATCTCAGCGAAGCCAGACCCTTCGAGCGTACTGCCAGACGTGAGACGGTTTAGCAGTTACGACAGACTGTTGAACGCGACAGCGAACGTCTTGCTATTCATCGAGAAAATGAGAACGAAGAATAAAGCCTTGCAGCTACAAGTCAGACATTTGAgaaaggcagaacacatgtgGTTGCAATACAGTCAACGACGAAGCTTTCCCGAAGAGCTTCGAGCCTTAAGCCAGAATAGGCTCATCGATCGCAAATCGCGATTATACGACCTGGCACCCGAGCTAGGCGATGACGGCGTGTTACGCATGAAGACGAGGCTGGGCAGCGCTCCAGTATTGTACACCGCGCTACAACCGATAATACTGGATGGCCGCGAGCCGTTCACCCGTCTACTCATCCTGCGAGCTCACCGACGATCAGCGCACATTCACAACGAAGCAGTAATCAACGAACTGCGACAAGAATATTGGATACTACATCTGCGGCCGACCGTGAAGTCTGTAGCTCGAAACTGCGCGCTATGCACACTACGACGAGCAACACCGAGAGCGCAGCCCTTAGGCGATCTCCCGCCCGAGCGACTACAGGCGTATCAACGTCCCTTCACTCACACCGCACAAGACTACATGGGACCGATGTTCGTCACGATCGGACGGCGCAGAGAAAAACGCTGGGTGTGTCTATACACGTGCCTAGTGACGCGCGCTATTCACCTTGAAAGCGTGCACAGTCTTTCAACCGACAGCGCGCTACTATCACTACGAAGATTCGCCGCGAGAAGAGGATGGCCCAGGGCGATGTACAGCGATAACGCGACGTGCTTCAGGGCGGCGGCGACGGAACTACGTGAGGCGTACCGGCAATGGCTGCCTGTACTGCAAACTTACGCCACTCAGAACCGAATGGAGTGGAAATTCATCCCACCTGGCAATCCTTCGGCCGGGGGCGCGTGGGAGCGAATGATAAGGACAGTTAAGATAGCGATGTCCTACACTTTCAACGAACGAGCACCGAAACCCGAAGTTTTCGAAACTCTACTCGCCGAGATAGAGAATATCGTCAACCGACGACCACTTACACATGTCAACGTCGATCCAGACTCCGAAGAAAGTTTGACTCCAGCACACTTTCTACTTCTTCATAACGCTAACCTACCGATGATTGGCGTTTACGACGAGAACGAGAAGAAGCAATGGAAGATGGCCCAAGCGCTTGCCGACCACTTTTGGCGGCGCTGGACCAAAGAGTACTTTCCTCTACTGGCACCGAGGAAGTCGTCCCACGACGGAGGGCGGCAACTTCAACCAGGCGATGTGGTCATCGTCGCTGAACCCAATGGTCCACGCAGCGTGTGGCCCCGAGGCGTCGTCGAGACTACCTACCCGGGACCCGATGGACGGGTCCGCTCCGCTGACATCAGAACGAGACACGGGACGCTACGCAGGCCCAGCTGCAGGCTGGCGGTCATCGCGTCGCAACCCATGCACCAGGAGTCTTCGACTGCGGGGACAAaatgttag
- the LOC125240139 gene encoding uncharacterized protein LOC125240139 — translation MAFCVILLLGILLKCEGLEQSRSQNWYHHPPALSNLSINSTNSGENDKVTRNSETNVTQEQINKTGELWKMTTEELWKLRFPQWTPEDYDFMLSDNKADNNSNQNYEYPQNISTTGSTSSYDNFNITIQQHPVADGISVSGDNWGLPPEFSSRSVTNILIGDKLTSLQAPLLQFHVGVYSKAFEPYMQICGGTLVTTEAVISAAHCFWSDVEGALPASQFVVAAGKLYRPWNDNHDLYAQKSEVFSIKLPPRFHGAVTSFQDDIAVVLLDTRFTQSPAIRPLCVKFDEYLEQNHLRSGKQGVVQGWGLTAENGPPAQALQYLYMPYVPIEECIASSEPSFLKYITSDKICAGVTTGKALCRGDSGGGLVFFDYSTSERVPFLFGIASTAPRNAHLCNTHTRATLTRVLSHRLFLRTHIPDIEEACTNNYVTLAKDTENGSSEDRTAATQPPPANIKLVCNCYCNNTSTS, via the exons ATGGCCTTCTGTGTGATCTTGCTTTTAG GTATTCTTCTCAAATGCGAAGGCCTCGAACAGTCAAGAAGTCAAAACTGGTATCATCATCCACCAGCATTATCTAACTTGTCTATTAATTCAACCAATTCAGGAGAAAACGATAAGGTGACACGAAACAGTGAAACAAATGTAACCCAAGAACAAATCAATAAGACAGGAGAGCTTTGGAAGATGACTACAGAAGAGCTTTGGAAACTTCGTTTTCCACAATGGACACCAGAAGACTACGACTTTATGCTTTCAGACAATAAGGCAGATAATAATTCAAATCAAAATTATGAATATCCGCAGAACATTTCCACTACAGGAAGTACTTCAAGCTATGACAATTTTAATATAACTATACAACAACATCCTGTAGCTGATGGTATATCGGTTTCTGGTGACAATTGGGGCCTTCCTCCAGAGTTCTCAAGTAGATCCGTCACAAACATTCTAATAGGAGATAAACTAACATCGCTTCAAGCTCCTCTTCTGCAGTTTCACGTGGGAGTATACAGCAAGGCGTTTGAACCCTATATGCAGATATGCGGTGGAACACTAGTTACTACTGAAGCAGTCATATCAG CGGCACACTGCTTTTGGAGTGACGTGGAGGGTGCGCTGCCTGCCTCGCAGTTTGTAGTAGCGGCTGGCAAACTCTACCGTCCCTGGAACGACAACCACGATCTTTATGCGCAGAAATCTGAA GTATTCTCTATAAAACTACCGCCGAGATTCCACGGAGCGGTGACCAGCTTCCAAGATGACATCGCCGTGGTGTTGTTGGATACCCGGTTCACGCAGTCACCAGCCATCCGCCCGCTCTGCGTGAAATTCGACGAATATCTTGAACAGAACCATCTGCGAAGTGGAAAACAGGGCGTG GTGCAAGGCTGGGGCCTGACTGCAGAGAACGGGCCGCCCGCGCAAGCGCTTCAGTACCTGTACATGCCGTATGTGCCTATCGAAGAGTGCATTGCCAGCTCCGAGCCCAGCTTCCTCAAGTACATCACTAGCGACAAGATCTGCGCGGGAGTTACTACCG GAAAGGCGCTGTGCCGGGGCGACAGTGGTGGTGGACTGGTTTTCTTCGACTATTCCACCAGCGAGAGGGTACCGTTCCTATTCGGGATAGCATCCACCGCTCCGCGTAACGCGCACCTCTGCAACACCCACACACGCGCCACGCTCACGCGCGTACTCTCACACCGCCTGTTCCTGCGCACACATATACCGGACATAGAAGAAGCATGCACTAACAACTACGTCACTTTAGCGAAGGATACCGAAAATGGTTCGTCAGAAGATAGAACTGCAGCAACGCAGCCACCACCAGCGAACATTAAATTAGTTTGTAACTGCTACTGCAATAATACTTCGACATCTTAA
- the LOC125242213 gene encoding coagulation factor IX-like: MAFCVILLLGILLKCEGLEQSRSQNWYHHPPALSNLSINSTNSGENDKVTRNSETNVTQEQINKTGELWKMTTEELWKLRFPQWTPDDYDFMLSDNKADNNSNQNYEYPQNISTTGSTSSYDNFNITVQLRPVADGISVSGDNWGLPPEFSSTSVTNILIGDKLTSLQAPLLQFHVGVYSKAFEPYMQICGGTLVTTEAVISAAHCFWSDVEGALPASQFVVAAGKLYRPWNDNHDLYAQKSEVFSIKLPPRFHGAVTSFQDDIAVVLLDTRFTQSPAIRPLCVKFDEYLEQNHLRSGKQGVVQGWGLTAENGPPAQALQYLYMPYVPIEECIASSEPSFLKYITSDKICAGVTTGKALCRGDSGGGLVFFDYSTSERVPFLFGIASTAPRNTHLCNTHARATLTRVLSHRLFLRTHIPDIEEACTNNYVTLAKDTEYGSSEDRTAATQPPPANIKLVCNCYCNNTSTP; the protein is encoded by the exons ATGGCCTTCTGTGTGATCTTGCTCTTAG GTATTCTTCTCAAATGCGAAGGCCTCGAACAGTCAAGAAGTCAAAACTGGTATCATCATCCACCAGCATTATCTAACTTGTCTATTAATTCAACCAATTCCGGAGAAAACGATAAGGTGACACGAAACAGTGAAACAAATGTAACCCAAGAACAAATCAATAAGACAGGAGAGCTTTGGAAGATGACTACAGAAGAGCTTTGGAAACTTCGTTTTCCACAATGGACACCAGACGACTACGACTTTATGCTTTCAGACAATAAGGCAGATAATAATTCAAATCAAAATTATGAATATCCGCAGAACATTTCCACTACAGGAAGTACTTCAAGCTATGACAATTTTAATATAACTGTACAACTACGGCCTGTAGCTGATGGTATATCGGTTTCTGGTGACAATTGGGGCCTTCCTCCAGAGTTCTCAAGTACATCCGTCACAAACATTCTAATAGGAGATAAACTAACATCGCTTCAAGCTCCTCTTCTGCAGTTTCACGTGGGAGTATACAGCAAGGCGTTTGAACCCTATATGCAGATATGCGGTGGAACACTAGTTACTACTGAAGCAGTCATATCAG CGGCACACTGCTTTTGGAGTGACGTGGAGGGTGCGCTGCCTGCCTCGCAGTTTGTAGTAGCGGCTGGCAAACTCTACCGTCCCTGGAACGACAACCACGATCTGTATGCGCAGAAATCTGAA GTATTCTCTATAAAACTACCGCCGCGATTCCACGGAGCGGTAACCAGCTTCCAAGATGACATCGCCGTGGTGTTGTTGGATACCCGGTTCACGCAGTCACCAGCCATCCGCCCGCTCTGCGTGAAATTCGACGAATATCTTGAACAGAACCATCTGCGAAGTGGAAAACAGGGCGTG GTGCAAGGCTGGGGCCTGACTGCAGAAAACGGGCCGCCCGCGCAAGCGCTTCAGTACCTGTACATGCCGTATGTGCCTATCGAAGAGTGCATTGCCAGCTCCGAGCCCAGCTTCCTCAAGTACATCACTAGCGACAAGATCTGCGCGGGGGTTACTACCG GAAAGGCGCTGTGCCGGGGCGACAGTGGTGGTGGACTGGTTTTCTTCGATTATTCCACCAGCGAGAGGGTACCATTCCTATTCGGGATAGCATCCACCGCTCCGCGTAACACGCACCTCTGCAACACCCACGCACGCGCCACGCTCACGCGCGTACTCTCACACCGCCTGTTTCTGCGCACACATATACCGGACATAGAAGAAGCTTGCACTAACAACTACGTCACTTTAGCGAAGGATACGGAATATGGTTCGTCAGAAGATAGAACTGCAGCAACGCAGCCACCACCAGCGAACATTAAATTAGTTTGTAACTGCTACTGCAATAATACTTCGACACCTTAA